The Hahella sp. HNIBRBA332 genome window below encodes:
- a CDS encoding LysR family transcriptional regulator encodes MTREQLRIFAAVVSEGGFRAAAKKFYRSQSAISKTIRALEEEIGFQLFQRDRYRPKLTEKGEAFSGKVNELLAKFSDLDSYTRELAMGYEPVIRVAVNHICPLEKVLPSLRECAARYANTQVDFYIETLEGAMQRLQENQADIAITYQERVHASLEVAPFSQIVLKVVATPDYLANLLRCDNGEPDLCRSTQIVVEDSAIKRLDERYLLVDNGGKWAVNDHNLKKRMILAGLGWGRLPLHEIKEELAQGELLPMPHIPCDATEKVDLYVLRKLEKPHGPAVRFLWESLTRATQRVGLAEPVAAI; translated from the coding sequence ATGACTAGGGAACAGCTACGCATATTCGCCGCAGTGGTGAGCGAAGGCGGGTTCAGGGCGGCGGCCAAAAAATTCTACCGCAGCCAATCCGCGATAAGCAAAACCATCCGCGCGCTGGAGGAGGAAATTGGTTTCCAATTGTTCCAGCGCGATCGATACCGTCCCAAACTGACCGAAAAAGGGGAGGCTTTCTCCGGAAAAGTGAACGAACTTCTGGCGAAATTCTCCGATCTTGACTCTTACACCCGCGAACTGGCCATGGGATATGAGCCAGTCATCCGCGTCGCCGTCAATCATATCTGTCCCCTGGAGAAGGTATTGCCGTCTTTGCGGGAGTGCGCCGCACGCTACGCCAATACCCAGGTGGATTTTTATATTGAAACCCTGGAAGGCGCTATGCAGCGCTTACAGGAGAATCAGGCGGATATCGCCATCACGTATCAGGAACGGGTGCATGCCTCTCTGGAAGTGGCCCCATTCAGCCAGATTGTCTTGAAAGTGGTGGCGACGCCGGATTATCTCGCCAACTTGCTGCGTTGCGACAATGGCGAGCCAGATCTGTGTCGAAGTACGCAGATAGTGGTGGAGGACAGCGCCATCAAGCGCCTCGATGAACGCTATCTGTTGGTGGATAACGGCGGTAAGTGGGCGGTCAATGACCACAATCTGAAGAAGCGCATGATCCTCGCCGGGCTGGGCTGGGGGCGTCTGCCTTTGCATGAAATCAAAGAAGAGCTGGCCCAGGGCGAGTTACTGCCGATGCCCCATATCCCATGTGACGCCACTGAAAAAGTCGATCTCTATGTGTTGCGCAAACTGGAGAAGCCCCACGGTCCCGCTGTGCGCTTTTTATGGGAAAGCCTCACCCGGGCGACGCAAAGAGTTGGCCTGGCCGAGCCAGTCGCGGCTATTTGA
- a CDS encoding LuxR C-terminal-related transcriptional regulator, with amino-acid sequence MVTKGNDLPTVYRGAPAEDDLLPSLARLSGVPISIREAQTIGLWLCGLSAKESSQVLGLSPRTVETYRENIKNKFSITNKIKFFDLLIRNKLHIPLVLMGGSYITEYQSNHQDQPLQATG; translated from the coding sequence ATGGTTACAAAAGGAAATGACCTCCCCACTGTGTACCGCGGCGCGCCCGCGGAAGACGATCTGCTGCCGTCACTAGCGCGGCTGAGCGGCGTTCCAATTTCCATCCGAGAAGCGCAGACCATCGGACTCTGGCTATGCGGTTTGTCCGCGAAAGAAAGCAGCCAGGTGCTGGGTTTGTCGCCACGAACGGTGGAGACTTATCGGGAAAACATCAAAAACAAGTTTTCCATCACCAACAAAATCAAGTTTTTTGACTTGCTGATACGCAACAAACTGCACATTCCGCTCGTGTTGATGGGAGGCAGCTACATCACCGAGTATCAGTCGAACCACCAGGATCAGCCGTTGCAGGCTACCGGATAA